One region of Chelonoidis abingdonii isolate Lonesome George chromosome 14, CheloAbing_2.0, whole genome shotgun sequence genomic DNA includes:
- the SYS1 gene encoding protein SYS1 homolog isoform X4: MAGQFRSYVWDPVLILTQIVLMQAVYYSSLGLWLALVDSLVQNSPSLDQIFSYEILGFSTPPGRLSMIAFILNALTC, encoded by the exons ATGGCAGGACAGTTCCGTAGCTATGTCTGGGACCCTGTCCTCATTCTGACGCAGATTGTCCTCATGCAGGCAGTCTATTACAGCTCCTTGGGGCTCTGGCTAGCTCTGGTTGACAGCTTGGTGCAGAACAGCCCTTCTCTTGACCAGATTTTCAGTTATGAG ATCTTGGGATTCTCTACCCCACCTGGAAGACTTTCCATGATTGCTTTCATCCTCAATGCACTCACCTG